atttgaggagttcttcgcgttcttcaatcaaaaggccctcgataaattaacggtcttttactactgcctgtaagtactatttctgtcattaaggcaCGATGACTTCCCATTTGTCTACTACAATAAAGTTTGCCCGGCTCCGGTGatagaggggcgatgacggcgacatgttttcggctcgcttcagtgattATAGTCGTCGATAGATGGTCTATGAGTGTGGATGTAATTTTTACTTatggtgttctttgtactaccttgacagGTGATGAATAAATTAAAAGTTTtttgagaaaaaagaaaaaaagtaggCAAAAGCCTCCTTTTGCGTGGTTttttgaacagtaaattcaaaaaatattaagaaaaatgttcaaagaaatctgaaaagaatatatggcaaactttgacaaatgttctaaGAGCTTGCAAACTTTCATCATGAAACCACGtttgtggaagtcgtggcaaaagaaAATCGATGCTTTAAAAATGCTACTTCCGATGGAGCactaattttattttagttttgccacgacttccaatgATTTCGGGCTGAAAATTTTCAAGCTCTTAGAATATTTGCAAAGTTTGTCATAAAAAAATAATTAGTTTTTTAACATTTATTAAATGTTTTTTAGTTACTGTTCATCTTTATGAGCTCAGGTGTAGAAGGGCACTTTCGCCTTTTGCGTGGTTATTAAGAGAGCGCGATCCCAATAAACTGAGCGACCGGTGCTCCACGTTTCCCGCCAAAGCACTTCCACTCCACACCATCCCGCGCCTTGGCCTCGCCCCATCTTGCATGCAAGCGTCGAATGCCATGGAAGAAAATTCCCCATTCCGCACTTGCCTTGCTTCCTTCGCCCTCTGCTCCACGAGCGCCGGCCACCGATGTCGCTGGCGGGGGAGGCCGTTGTCAACAGAAGCCTCTACTGCTTCGAGCACCTCTCCGGCCGCCCCACCTCCTCCGGCGTCTTCGCCGGCGACGACCccctcaagttctactttcccctcCTTCTCTACCACAtctgcatcatcttcatcctctccCACGCCATTTACGCCGTGTTCCGCCGTGTTGGCATCCCGCTGGTCATCTCCCAGATCCTCGTACGTGCACTCTCGGCTCTCGCTCCTCCATGCATGCCATTGTTGTGCGCGATTGATCGAGCTAGCCTCTGGTTGATTGATTGGTTAATTACTAATTGCACAGATGGATCTCCATGCTATGTATAGGCCGGCACGCTGCTGGGGCCGTCGTTCCTGGGCCACTACCTCCCGCACATCGGCGAGGTCTTCGCCACGCCCGAGGGTTGGCTGCAGATCAACACGGTCGGCGGCTACGCCTTCACGCTCCATATCTTCACCATCGGCGTCAAGACGGACCTCGGCATGATCGTCAAGTCCGGGAAGAAGGCCATCGCCATCGCCGTCCTTGGCACCACCGCTCCGCACCTCGCCATGTACGTCGCCGGCCTCGCGCTCAGCGATCGCATCCCCAAGCAATGGACCGACACCTTCCTCCTCACCAACCTTAACTCCTGGTGGTCGCTCTCGGCCTTCATTGTCGTCTGCTGCACGCTGGATGACCTCCACCTCCTCTCCTCCAAGCTCGGCCGCCTCGCCATGTCCGCCGCCCTCATCGGAGATTTCGCCAACACCTTCGCCATCGCCGGCGTCACATCCTACCTCCTCCAGGCAAGCCCCGAGGAGAAGCTGCAGCGGATTGGCTTCGCCTCGTCGCTCTCATTCACCATCTTCATCGCGCTCATGGGGCTGGTGGCACGGCCGGTGATCCTGCGGCTGATCAGGGACGTGCCGGAGGGCGGCATCCTCTCTGAGTCCCGCCTTGTCGCCGTGCTGCTCATCTCCATCACGTGCAGCTTCGCCGGCGAGCTCCTCGGCCTCCACGCGACGTACGGGCCGTTCATGCTGGGGCTCATGCTCCCCGGCGGCGCCCCGCTGGGTGTGACCCTGGCGGAGCGGCTAGAccggctcgtcgccggcgtgctGACGCCGCTGCTCATCGCGCAGGGAGGGATGCGGATGAACGTCCACATGATCAAGGACGCCTCCACCTGCGGCCTGCTTGAGGTGTTCTTGGTCGTCGGCATCGTCGCCAAGTTTGTGGCGTGCATGGTGCCGTGCTTGTACTGCCAGATACCGGTCCGGGAATCCGTGGCCGTCGGCCTCATGATGAACTTCAAGGGCATCACGGAGGTGGTGTACGCCTCGGCGTTCATGGATTCCAAGGTGCTGGACGACCAGGCGTACGCGGCGTTCATGATCAACGTGCTGGTGGTCGGCGCCGCGACAGGGGCGGCAGTCAAGTACATGTACCACCCGGAGGAGAAGTACGTGGCGAACCAGCTGCGCACGGTGGAGAACAAGAAGGTCAGCGAGGAGCTCCGGGTGCTGGCGTGCGTCCACTCGCAGGTGGACGTGGCGCCGGTGGTGGCGCTGCTTGATGCGTCCAGCCCGACGCCGACTACGCCGGTCTCAGTGTACCTCCTCCACCTTATGCCGCTCGCCGGGCTCACCAGCTCCGTGCTCCGCTCCTTCAAGCCCGGCGACCAGCACTGCGTCCCGACGGGGTCCAAAGCCACCGAGTCGGAGCGCGTCGTCAACGCCTTCCAGTTCTTCGTGGACCAGCGGCAGCGGGGCTCCTCGTCGCTGCTGCCATACGTGTGCATCGCGCCCTACGCCACCATGCACAACGACGTCTGCACCGTCGCGCTCGAGAAGCGCGCCATGCTCATCATCGTGCCCTTCCACAAGCGCCTCGCCATTGACGGCTCCGTGGAGCCCACGTCGCCCAACGCCGGCGCCATCCAGGACACCAACATCAGCATACTCAACTACGCGCCCTGCTCGGTCGCCATCCTCATCGACCGAGGCAGCCTCTCCGGTGTGGCCAGCACCGCATCCATCGACACCATCGACGGATTGTTCCCGCATCGCGTCGCCATGTACTTCCTCGGCGGGCCGGACGACCGGGAGGCCATGGCGCTGGCGGCGTACATGGCGGAGGACGCGCCGATCGGCCTGACCGTGTTCCGGTTCTTGCTGCCGATAGAGTGGCAGCAGCGGCTGGACCCCGAGGAGGACGAGCTGGACGATGAGGCGACGCAGGAGTTCGTCCGGCGGTGGGTAGACGACAACCGGGTCATGTACAGCCAGCACACGGTCGGCGGCTCCCACGAGATGGTGGACGTCATCCGGAACACGAGCGTGGCGTTCGACCTGCTCGTGGTCGGGCGGCGAGCGGAGAGCCTCGAGACGCCGCTGACGGCCGGCATATCGGACTGGAGCGAGCACCTGGAGCTCGGCGTTCTCGGGGACCTGCTCACGTCCGCCGACTTTGGTTCCCGGTTGTCCACGCTGGTGGTGCAGCAGCAGACCAAGGCGGCCGCCGGTGAGCTCTGCCCCGTTTGAGCAACCATGCAGCTTAAATTCCTCCAGTCGTAATCATACAGTATTTAACTACAAGCTGGAGTACGTAGTTGTGTTTGTAAATTTGTAATGGTAACCTCATGTAGTAACATCTTGGGAGGCTTAGGTCCTACTGTATTGTATTTGACAGAGATTCAGTAATAGAAATTCAGGCCGGCACacaattgcttcttcttcttctttttggcacaAAATAATGCGACGATCCATTTTTCATCATTAATTTCGATGACAAGACAAGTTCCAATTTGTGCTTATGATCTGCGACTCTCAACACAGACAATACACAAACTGAGATCGTCAAG
Above is a window of Triticum dicoccoides isolate Atlit2015 ecotype Zavitan chromosome 5B, WEW_v2.0, whole genome shotgun sequence DNA encoding:
- the LOC119309176 gene encoding cation/H(+) antiporter 15-like gives rise to the protein MSLAGEAVVNRSLYCFEHLSGRPTSSGVFAGDDPLKFYFPLLLYHICIIFILSHAIYAVFRRVGIPLVISQILAGTLLGPSFLGHYLPHIGEVFATPEGWLQINTVGGYAFTLHIFTIGVKTDLGMIVKSGKKAIAIAVLGTTAPHLAMYVAGLALSDRIPKQWTDTFLLTNLNSWWSLSAFIVVCCTLDDLHLLSSKLGRLAMSAALIGDFANTFAIAGVTSYLLQASPEEKLQRIGFASSLSFTIFIALMGLVARPVILRLIRDVPEGGILSESRLVAVLLISITCSFAGELLGLHATYGPFMLGLMLPGGAPLGVTLAERLDRLVAGVLTPLLIAQGGMRMNVHMIKDASTCGLLEVFLVVGIVAKFVACMVPCLYCQIPVRESVAVGLMMNFKGITEVVYASAFMDSKVLDDQAYAAFMINVLVVGAATGAAVKYMYHPEEKYVANQLRTVENKKVSEELRVLACVHSQVDVAPVVALLDASSPTPTTPVSVYLLHLMPLAGLTSSVLRSFKPGDQHCVPTGSKATESERVVNAFQFFVDQRQRGSSSLLPYVCIAPYATMHNDVCTVALEKRAMLIIVPFHKRLAIDGSVEPTSPNAGAIQDTNISILNYAPCSVAILIDRGSLSGVASTASIDTIDGLFPHRVAMYFLGGPDDREAMALAAYMAEDAPIGLTVFRFLLPIEWQQRLDPEEDELDDEATQEFVRRWVDDNRVMYSQHTVGGSHEMVDVIRNTSVAFDLLVVGRRAESLETPLTAGISDWSEHLELGVLGDLLTSADFGSRLSTLVVQQQTKAAAGELCPV